The proteins below are encoded in one region of Cucurbita pepo subsp. pepo cultivar mu-cu-16 chromosome LG10, ASM280686v2, whole genome shotgun sequence:
- the LOC111803450 gene encoding photosystem I reaction center subunit psaK, chloroplastic — MATTMMTSIPQFTGLRPTVSVAPVRSLVAVQPLRRRGGGALSARCGDYIGSPTNLIMVISTSLMLFAGRFGLAPSANRKSTAGLKLEARDSGLQTGDPAGFTLADTLACGSVGHIIGVGVVLGLKSIGSL, encoded by the exons ATGGCCACTACCATGATGACTTCGATCCCTCAGTTTACTGGTCTCAGGCCCACTGTTTCGGTGGCTCCGGTTCGCAGCCTG GTGGCAGTGCAACCGCTGAGGCGGAGGGGCGGCGGCGCTCTCAGTGCTCGTTGTGGTGATTACATTGGCTCACCCACCAACCTG ATAATGGTTATATCGACAAGCCTGATGCTGTTCGCTGGACGGTTCGGATTGGCTCCATCCGCAAACAGGAAATCAACGGCGGGGCTGAAGCTGGAGGCGAGGGACTCTGGGTTACAGACGGGTGACCCAGCAGGTTTCACCCTCGCTGATACTTTGGCATGTGGCAGTGTGGGCCACATCATCGGCGTCGGTGTTGTTCTTGGCCTTAAGAGCATTGGTTCCCTGTAA
- the LOC111803451 gene encoding putative F-box/LRR-repeat protein 9 yields MDSNPSSEEVARNWLESPADIMSMILLKLGAIDILSNLLNVCSSWRKIRKDDLEIICIDAVDVNLLISILSSSTPMTCSSISLGAQINLENSLFCVPLTSQVRESVAILPIFCEN; encoded by the exons ATGGACTCCAACCCCAGCTCGGAAGAGGTAGCGAGGAACTGGCTTGAGTCGCCTGCAGACATCATGTCCATGATTCTGCTAAAGCTAGGTGCCATTGATATCCTTTCCAACCTGCTAAACGTCTGCTCTTCGTGGCGTAAGATCCGCAAGGACGATTTGGAGATTATATGCATAGACGCTGTTGACGTCAATTTGTTGATATCAATATTGAGTTCTTCGACTCCGATGACTTGCTCCTCCATATCTCTCGGAG CTCAGATCAACTTAGAAAACTCCCTGTTTTGCGTTCCTTTAACATCTCAGGTGAGGGAATCAGTTGCCATTCTCCCCATTTTCTGTGAAAACTAA